Below is a genomic region from Sphingomonas phyllosphaerae.
GCCTTGCCGCTGCGGTGGCGGTGGCGGTGCCGGCAGTGGCGCAACAATCGCAGAACGCGCCGGTCTACATACAGGCGGGCGCCTTGCTCGATCGCCCCGGTCAGGCACCCCGTGGGGCGACGACGATCGTGGTGCGCGATGGCAGGGTCGCGGCGCTGCGCGACGGCTTCGTGGCTCCCGAGGCCGGCGCGCGCCTCGTGGACCTGCGCAACGCCTTCGTTCTGCCCGGGCTGGTCGACATGCATGTCCATCTGTGGGGGATCGGCGGCGATCCGATGAAGGCGCGGCTCGGCGCGCTGACCCGCGACCGCTTCGACGACGAGATGACCGCGGTCGCCAATGCCCGCACGACGCTCGACGCCGGTTTCACTTCGGTCCGCGATCTGGGCGGCGACCCGCGCGGCATCCGCGCGCTGCGCGACGCGATCGACGCCGGCATCGTCGAAGGGCCGACGATCACCAATGCCGGGGAGATGATCTCCGTCACCGGTGGGCATGGCGATGGCGGCAATGGACTGGCGGAGGAATTTGCCGATGCGGTGCACGCGCATGAGGTCAATTTGTGCGATGGCCCGGATGATTGCCGCCGCGCGGTTCGCGCGCAGGTCGGTTTGGGTGCGAAGGTCATCAAGTTCGCGGCGACCGGCGGTGTGCTGTCGAACGTCAGCGGCGGGCTCGGCCGCGCGATGACACCCGAGGAGATGCGTGCAATCATCGACACCGCGCATGCACTGGGCCGCAAGGTCGCCGCGCACAGCCATGCCGCGGAGGGCACGAAGGCGGCGCTGGAAGCGGGCGTCGATTCGATCGAGCACGGCACGTTCCTCGACG
It encodes:
- a CDS encoding amidohydrolase family protein; its protein translation is MSKALIVGLAAAVAVAVPAVAQQSQNAPVYIQAGALLDRPGQAPRGATTIVVRDGRVAALRDGFVAPEAGARLVDLRNAFVLPGLVDMHVHLWGIGGDPMKARLGALTRDRFDDEMTAVANARTTLDAGFTSVRDLGGDPRGIRALRDAIDAGIVEGPTITNAGEMISVTGGHGDGGNGLAEEFADAVHAHEVNLCDGPDDCRRAVRAQVGLGAKVIKFAATGGVLSNVSGGLGRAMTPEEMRAIIDTAHALGRKVAAHSHAAEGTKAALEAGVDSIEHGTFLDDDTIRLFKAKGAYLVPTEIAPVAALAQARGGALPPATIAKAEQAAAAMAANHRRAYAAGVKVAFGTDTGVSKHGDNATEFALLVKNGLTPAQAIAAATTGAADLLGRDDIGTLAPGKTADIIAVRGSPLDDVTRLEHVDFVMHRGTIVKTAN